The proteins below are encoded in one region of Cherax quadricarinatus isolate ZL_2023a chromosome 29, ASM3850222v1, whole genome shotgun sequence:
- the LOC128690383 gene encoding cuticle protein CP1876-like — MRSLVIVSVVLGVAFGQGFPRDTPEVQAARDAFIREYNRLAELAERAPDIHIYEQRPLLPGQTRPVPVPAFNDFSFSANLGGNQQFVPGPNTFPSAGHLAGHLAGHHAGHNVPAPRPAAPRPSAHRFSPPSDYSPPWTGPLADDVPAGVSGRTQDTPNVAAAKAAHFRAHASALGIRV, encoded by the exons ATGCGTTCCCTA GTGATCGTGAGTGTAGTTCTCGGCGTTGCCTTCGGTCAGGGATTTCCTCGCGATACGCCAGAGGTACAGGCAGCCCGCGACGCCTTTATCAGGGAATACAACCGCCTGGCGGAGCTGGCAGAACGAGCCCCTGACATCCACATCTACGAGCAAAGGCCACTGCTTCCAGGACAGACCCGTCCAGTGCCTGTTCCTGCCTTCAATGACTTCTCTTTCTCGGCCAACCTAGGAGGTAACCAGCAATTTGTGCCCGGCCCTAACACCTTCCCCTCCGCTGGGCATCTGGCTGGGCACTTGGCAGGACACCATGCAGGACACAATGTCCCTGCTCCCAGGCCCGCAGCACCCCGGCCTTCTGCCCATCGCTTCTCTCCTCCTTCAGACTACTCCCCTCCCTGGACGGGGCCGCTAGCAGATGATGTCCCCGCAGGCGTCAGTGGTAGAACACAGGACACCCCAAATGTTGCAGCAGCCAAGGCCGCCCACTTCCGTGCCCACGCCTCTGCCCTGGGTATAAGGGTGTGA